One window from the genome of Castellaniella sp. MT123 encodes:
- a CDS encoding Fur family transcriptional regulator yields MNKKAHSHSGSAIDQRLHTAERLCEQHGSRLTPLRRLVLATLLRHPGSMKAYELLDALRAAQPGAAPPTVYRALDFLTEQGLIHRLDAVNAWSACTDAGGDPHDLLIVCTRCGTVAELSDPALSQRLADCVAQAGFVLDGHETELRAVCTRCQQAGLP; encoded by the coding sequence ATGAACAAGAAGGCTCATTCCCATTCCGGTTCTGCCATCGACCAGCGTCTGCACACGGCCGAACGGCTCTGCGAACAACACGGTTCCCGGCTGACGCCGCTGCGCCGCCTGGTGCTGGCGACTCTGCTGCGGCACCCGGGCAGCATGAAGGCATACGAACTGCTCGACGCGCTGCGGGCGGCGCAGCCTGGCGCGGCGCCACCCACGGTGTACCGCGCACTGGATTTCCTGACCGAACAGGGCCTAATCCATCGCCTGGATGCGGTCAACGCCTGGAGCGCCTGCACAGACGCGGGCGGCGACCCCCATGATCTGCTGATCGTGTGCACCCGCTGCGGCACTGTCGCCGAACTCAGCGACCCCGCGCTCAGCCAGCGGCTGGCGGATTGCGTCGCACAGGCCGGTTTCGTCCTGGACGGTCACGAAACCGAACTGCGCGCCGTCTGCACACGCTGCCAGCAGGCAGGTTTGCCCTAA
- a CDS encoding GTP-binding protein, which produces MNAANSARSTDSMIPVTVLTGFLGAGKTTLLRRILTEFHGQRIAVIENEFGEENIDNDLLVQDSDEQVIELSNGCVCCTVRGDLIRTLNDLATRRDDGAVRFDRVIIETTGMANPGPVCQTFFMDDDIAETYRLDAVITVVDAKHGMATLDRQEEAQRQVGFADRILVSKKDLVNEADYEALRARLVRINPRASITPAHFGETDLTTLLDVSGFDLDTILDIDPEFLAEEEAHDHDHGHDHDHHDHDHDDEDGHHACGPACGHDHHHAHHSDDIGAFVFRSNRAFDPERLEDFLGGIVQVYGPDLLRYKGILYIKGINRRMLFQGVHMMMGAEPGKPWKASEKPNTRLVFIGRKLPQDIFTQGLEQCLA; this is translated from the coding sequence ATGAACGCTGCCAATTCTGCCCGCTCCACCGATTCCATGATCCCCGTTACCGTGCTGACCGGTTTTCTAGGGGCGGGCAAAACCACGCTGCTGCGCCGCATCCTGACGGAATTCCACGGCCAGCGCATCGCCGTCATCGAAAATGAATTCGGCGAAGAAAACATCGACAACGACCTGCTGGTGCAGGACAGCGACGAGCAGGTCATCGAACTGAGCAACGGCTGCGTCTGCTGCACGGTGCGCGGCGACCTGATCCGCACCCTGAACGACCTGGCGACCCGCCGCGACGATGGCGCGGTGCGTTTCGATCGCGTCATCATCGAAACCACCGGCATGGCCAATCCGGGGCCGGTGTGCCAGACCTTCTTCATGGACGACGACATCGCCGAGACCTACCGGCTCGACGCCGTCATCACGGTGGTGGATGCCAAACACGGCATGGCCACGCTGGATCGCCAGGAAGAGGCCCAGCGCCAGGTGGGGTTTGCCGACCGTATCCTGGTTTCTAAAAAGGACCTGGTCAACGAGGCCGACTACGAGGCACTGCGCGCCCGCCTGGTGCGCATCAACCCGCGCGCTTCGATCACACCGGCGCACTTCGGCGAAACCGACCTGACGACCCTGCTGGACGTCAGCGGCTTCGACCTGGACACGATCCTGGATATCGATCCGGAATTCCTGGCCGAGGAAGAGGCCCACGATCACGACCACGGTCATGACCATGATCACCACGATCACGACCATGATGACGAGGACGGCCACCACGCCTGCGGCCCCGCCTGCGGGCACGATCACCACCACGCGCACCACAGCGACGACATCGGTGCCTTTGTCTTCCGCTCCAACCGGGCGTTCGACCCGGAACGGCTGGAAGACTTCCTGGGCGGCATCGTTCAGGTCTACGGCCCCGACCTGCTGCGCTACAAGGGCATCCTGTATATCAAGGGCATCAACCGTCGCATGCTGTTCCAGGGCGTGCACATGATGATGGGCGCCGAACCCGGCAAACCCTGGAAAGCCAGTGAAAAACCGAATACCCGGCTGGTATTCATCGGCCGTAAACTGCCTCAGGACATCTTCACTCAGGGGCTCGAACAATGCTTGGCCTGA